A genomic stretch from Enterobacter oligotrophicus includes:
- the paaD gene encoding 1,2-phenylacetyl-CoA epoxidase subunit PaaD yields the protein MQRFAEIAPAEIPQIWSLLSQIPDPEVPVLTITDLGMVRSVKAQGEGWVIGFTPTYSGCPATEHLLGAIRETMTAHGFAPVHIVLQLDPAWTTDWMTADARERLRQYGISPPVGHSCHAHAPAEVSCPRCASTDTSLISEFGSTACKALYRCNTCREPFDYFKCI from the coding sequence ATGCAACGTTTTGCTGAGATTGCCCCTGCGGAGATCCCGCAGATCTGGTCGCTGTTAAGCCAGATCCCGGACCCGGAAGTCCCCGTGCTGACCATTACCGATCTGGGCATGGTGCGCAGCGTGAAAGCGCAGGGCGAGGGCTGGGTTATCGGCTTCACACCAACCTATTCAGGCTGTCCGGCCACGGAACATCTGCTGGGTGCCATTCGTGAAACGATGACCGCGCATGGCTTTGCCCCGGTGCATATCGTGCTGCAGCTTGATCCCGCGTGGACCACCGACTGGATGACTGCCGATGCCCGTGAACGTCTGCGCCAGTATGGCATCAGCCCGCCCGTGGGCCATAGCTGCCACGCGCATGCACCTGCAGAGGTGAGCTGCCCGCGCTGTGCCAGCACCGATACCTCGCTTATCAGTGAATTTGGCTCAACGGCCTGCAAAGCGCTCTATCGCTGCAATACCTGCCGTGAGCCCTTCGACTATTTCAAATGCATCTGA
- the paaC gene encoding 1,2-phenylacetyl-CoA epoxidase subunit PaaC produces the protein MKTVSAYALRLGDNGLVLSQRLGAWCGHAPELEIDLALANIGLDLLGQARNFLTYAAEQEGKGDEDTLAFGRDERQFHNLLLVEQPNGSFADTIARQYFMDAWNVALYERLIHSSDSQIAAIAAKAIKEARYHLRFSRGWLVRLGDGTEASSLKMQQAVDNLWRFTAELFEADDVELELIASGVAVDPRTLRQPWENEVFAGLNDATLNVPSEVAYRTGGKKGLHTEHLGPMLAEMQYLQRVYPGQQW, from the coding sequence ATGAAAACAGTATCTGCATATGCCCTGCGTCTGGGCGACAACGGTCTGGTGCTCTCCCAGCGTCTGGGGGCCTGGTGTGGCCACGCGCCGGAGCTGGAAATTGATCTCGCGCTCGCCAATATCGGCCTCGACCTGCTGGGGCAGGCGCGCAATTTCCTGACCTATGCCGCCGAACAGGAAGGCAAGGGCGACGAAGACACGCTGGCCTTTGGCCGCGATGAGCGGCAGTTCCACAATCTACTGCTGGTGGAGCAGCCAAACGGCAGCTTCGCCGACACCATCGCCCGCCAGTATTTCATGGACGCCTGGAACGTCGCGCTGTACGAGCGCCTGATCCACAGCAGCGACAGCCAGATTGCCGCCATCGCTGCAAAAGCGATTAAAGAGGCGCGCTATCACCTGCGCTTTAGCCGCGGCTGGCTGGTGCGTCTGGGGGACGGCACCGAAGCCTCCTCGCTAAAAATGCAGCAGGCGGTAGACAACCTGTGGCGCTTTACGGCCGAGCTGTTCGAGGCCGATGACGTTGAGCTGGAACTGATTGCCTCCGGCGTGGCGGTTGACCCGCGCACCCTGCGCCAGCCGTGGGAAAACGAAGTGTTTGCCGGTCTGAATGACGCCACCCTGAATGTGCCTTCTGAAGTGGCGTATCGCACGGGTGGCAAGAAAGGGCTGCATACCGAACATCTGGGGCCGATGCTGGCAGAGATGCAATATCTCCAGCGCGTCTACCCAGGCCAGCAGTGGTAA
- the paaG gene encoding 2-(1,2-epoxy-1,2-dihydrophenyl)acetyl-CoA isomerase PaaG — MTLTLNRPDRLNSFNDVMHQQLAECLKQAECDDTIRCLLITGAGRGFCAGQDLNDRNVDPNGPAPDLGMSVETFYNPLVRRLAKLPKPVICAVNGVAAGAGATLALGCDMVIAARSASFVMAFSKLGLVPDCGGTWLLPRVAGRARAMGLALLGDKLSAEQAQAWGMIWQVVDDEQLSATAQQMALHFASQPTFGLGLIKQAINAAETNTLDAQLDLERDYQRLAGRSDDYREGVSAFLAKRAPNFTGK, encoded by the coding sequence ATGACCCTTACGCTGAACCGTCCGGACCGTCTGAACAGCTTTAACGATGTGATGCACCAGCAGCTTGCTGAGTGCCTGAAACAGGCCGAGTGCGATGACACTATCCGCTGCCTGCTGATCACCGGCGCGGGGCGCGGCTTCTGCGCAGGGCAGGATCTTAACGACCGCAACGTAGACCCGAATGGTCCTGCACCGGATCTGGGCATGTCCGTTGAAACCTTCTACAACCCGCTGGTGCGTCGCCTGGCAAAACTGCCGAAACCGGTGATTTGTGCCGTCAATGGCGTGGCGGCCGGAGCCGGTGCCACGCTGGCGCTCGGCTGCGACATGGTGATTGCGGCCCGCTCAGCCAGCTTCGTGATGGCCTTCAGTAAACTGGGCCTGGTGCCGGACTGTGGCGGGACCTGGCTGCTGCCGCGCGTTGCCGGACGCGCCCGCGCCATGGGGCTGGCGCTGCTCGGTGACAAACTCAGCGCGGAGCAGGCACAGGCCTGGGGGATGATCTGGCAGGTGGTGGATGACGAGCAACTTTCCGCTACGGCACAGCAGATGGCGCTGCACTTTGCGTCGCAGCCCACCTTTGGACTGGGGCTGATCAAACAGGCGATCAATGCTGCTGAAACCAACACCCTGGATGCCCAGCTTGACCTGGAGCGCGACTACCAACGCCTGGCCGGGCGCAGCGACGACTACCGCGAGGGCGTTAGCGCGTTCCTCGCGAAGCGCGCGCCGAACTTTACGGGGAAATAA
- the paaF gene encoding 2,3-dehydroadipyl-CoA hydratase PaaF, translating into MSELIVTRHGRVLQLTLNRPAARNALNNALLLQIADALEAAAVDSEISVCVIHGSERCFAAGADLNEMAEKDLPATLNDIRPQLWTRINAFNKPLIAAVNGFALGAGCELALLCDVVIAGDNARFGLPEITLGIMSGAGGTQRLIRCVGKSLASKMILTGESITAQQAQNAGLVSDVFPPALTLEYALKQAALMARHSPLALQVAKQALRQSQEVPLQAGLAQERQLFTLLSATDDRREGIDAFLQKRTPDFKGR; encoded by the coding sequence ATGAGCGAACTGATTGTCACCCGTCATGGCCGCGTGCTGCAACTGACGCTGAATCGTCCGGCGGCACGTAATGCACTCAACAATGCGCTGTTATTGCAGATTGCCGACGCGCTGGAAGCCGCTGCAGTGGATAGCGAAATCTCCGTCTGTGTGATCCACGGCAGCGAGCGCTGCTTTGCTGCCGGGGCAGATCTCAACGAAATGGCGGAAAAAGATCTGCCCGCCACCCTGAATGACATTCGCCCTCAACTGTGGACGCGGATCAACGCCTTTAACAAACCGCTGATCGCCGCCGTGAACGGCTTCGCACTGGGAGCCGGGTGCGAACTTGCGCTTTTGTGTGACGTGGTGATTGCTGGGGATAACGCCCGTTTCGGCCTGCCGGAAATTACCCTCGGCATTATGTCGGGCGCAGGCGGCACTCAGCGTCTTATCCGCTGCGTCGGTAAATCCCTTGCCAGCAAAATGATCCTCACGGGGGAAAGCATTACCGCGCAGCAGGCGCAGAACGCCGGTCTGGTCAGCGATGTTTTCCCACCCGCCCTGACGCTGGAATATGCCCTGAAACAGGCGGCACTGATGGCGCGTCACTCTCCGCTGGCGCTTCAGGTGGCGAAACAGGCGCTGCGTCAGTCTCAGGAAGTCCCGCTGCAGGCGGGGCTGGCTCAGGAGCGGCAACTGTTTACGCTGCTCTCAGCGACCGACGATCGCCGGGAAGGCATCGACGCCTTCTTACAAAAACGCACCCCCGACTTTAAAGGACGCTAA
- the paaB gene encoding 1,2-phenylacetyl-CoA epoxidase subunit PaaB, giving the protein MSNVYWPLYEVFVRSKQGLSHRHVGSLHAADDRMALENARDAYTRRSEGCSIWVVKASEIVASQPEESGEFFDPAESKVYRHPTFYTIPDGIEHM; this is encoded by the coding sequence ATGAGCAATGTCTACTGGCCGTTATATGAAGTTTTTGTGCGATCCAAACAGGGTTTGTCCCATCGTCATGTGGGCAGCCTGCATGCTGCTGACGATCGCATGGCGCTGGAGAACGCGCGAGACGCCTACACCCGTCGCAGCGAAGGCTGTTCCATCTGGGTAGTGAAGGCGAGCGAAATCGTGGCTTCACAACCGGAAGAGAGCGGTGAATTCTTCGACCCGGCGGAAAGCAAGGTTTATCGCCATCCGACGTTTTACACCATCCCTGATGGCATCGAGCACATGTGA
- the paaA gene encoding 1,2-phenylacetyl-CoA epoxidase subunit PaaA: MMQEQRFEQRIAQETAIEPQDWMPDAYRKTLIRQIGQHAHSEIVGMLPEGNWITRAPTLRRKAILLAKVQDEAGHGLYLYSAAETLGCAREDIYQKMLDGKMKYSSIFNYPTLSWADIGVIGWLVDGAAIVNQVALCRTSYGPYARAMVKICKEESFHQRQGFEACMALAQGSESQRQMLQDAINRFWWPALMMFGPNDDNSPNSARSLAWKIKRFGNDELRQRFVDNTVPQVEMLGMTVPDADLRFDEESGHYRFGEIDWHEFEEVINGRGICNHERLAAKRKAWDDGAWVREAALAHAEKQRARQAA, from the coding sequence GTGATGCAAGAACAACGCTTTGAGCAGCGCATAGCGCAGGAGACGGCCATTGAGCCTCAGGACTGGATGCCGGATGCCTACCGCAAAACGCTGATCCGCCAGATCGGTCAGCATGCACACTCCGAAATTGTCGGCATGCTGCCGGAAGGAAACTGGATCACCCGTGCGCCAACGCTCAGGCGTAAAGCGATCCTGCTGGCAAAAGTGCAGGACGAAGCCGGACACGGCCTGTATCTCTACAGCGCAGCAGAAACGCTCGGCTGCGCGCGGGAAGACATCTACCAGAAGATGCTCGACGGCAAGATGAAATACTCCTCCATCTTCAATTACCCGACGCTCAGTTGGGCCGATATCGGGGTGATTGGCTGGCTGGTGGACGGCGCGGCCATCGTCAACCAGGTGGCGCTGTGCCGCACCTCCTACGGCCCGTATGCCCGCGCGATGGTGAAAATCTGCAAAGAGGAGAGTTTCCACCAGCGGCAGGGCTTTGAAGCCTGTATGGCGCTGGCGCAGGGCAGTGAATCCCAGCGTCAGATGCTGCAGGACGCCATCAACCGTTTCTGGTGGCCCGCGCTGATGATGTTCGGGCCAAACGATGACAACTCGCCAAACAGCGCTCGCAGCCTGGCCTGGAAAATCAAACGCTTTGGTAACGATGAGCTTCGTCAGCGTTTTGTGGATAACACCGTCCCACAGGTGGAAATGCTCGGCATGACCGTGCCGGACGCGGATCTGCGTTTCGACGAAGAGAGCGGACACTACCGCTTCGGTGAGATCGACTGGCACGAATTTGAGGAAGTGATTAACGGGCGCGGCATCTGTAACCACGAACGTCTGGCGGCGAAACGTAAAGCCTGGGACGACGGGGCGTGGGTACGCGAAGCCGCCCTGGCTCACGCAGAAAAACAACGTGCCCGTCAGGCCGCATAA
- the pcaF gene encoding 3-oxoadipyl-CoA thiolase, producing the protein MRDAFICDGVRTPVGRYGGALSGVRADDLGAVPLRALLARYPQLDAERIDDVIFGCANQAGEDNRNVARMSALLAGLPQTVSGTTINRLCGSGLDAIGFAARAIKAGDGDLLIAGGVESMSRAPFVMGKATTAFQRQAELFDTTIGWRFVNPLMHRHFGTDSMPETAENVAELLNISRADQDAFALRSQQRTAQAQQNGILAQEIVPVSITGKKGAVSEVSVDEHPRADTTLEQLAALKTPFRQNGVVTAGNASGVNDGAAALIIASEQMARAQGLVPRTRIVAMATAGVEPRLMGLGPVPATRKVLERAGLSMTDMDVIELNEAFASQALGVLRQLGLPDDAAHVNPNGGAIALGHPLGMSGARLALAASNELHRRNGRYALCTMCIGVGQGIAMILERV; encoded by the coding sequence ATGCGTGACGCATTTATTTGTGATGGTGTTCGTACCCCGGTCGGTCGTTATGGCGGGGCGTTATCGGGAGTGCGCGCAGACGATCTTGGCGCGGTGCCACTGCGTGCGCTTTTGGCGCGCTACCCACAGCTGGATGCGGAGCGCATTGATGATGTGATCTTCGGCTGCGCTAACCAGGCCGGGGAGGACAACCGCAACGTGGCACGCATGTCGGCGCTGCTGGCCGGACTGCCGCAGACGGTTTCCGGTACCACCATTAACCGTCTGTGTGGGTCGGGTCTCGATGCGATTGGTTTTGCGGCACGCGCTATCAAGGCGGGGGATGGTGACCTGCTGATCGCGGGCGGCGTGGAGTCGATGTCCCGCGCGCCGTTTGTGATGGGCAAAGCTACCACCGCGTTTCAGCGTCAGGCGGAGCTTTTCGATACCACCATCGGCTGGCGATTTGTGAATCCGCTCATGCATCGGCACTTCGGAACTGACAGCATGCCAGAAACGGCAGAGAATGTAGCTGAATTGTTAAATATCAGCCGAGCCGATCAGGACGCCTTCGCGTTGCGCAGTCAGCAACGTACCGCGCAGGCGCAGCAAAACGGCATTCTGGCGCAGGAGATCGTGCCGGTGAGCATCACGGGTAAGAAAGGGGCCGTCAGCGAGGTTTCTGTGGATGAGCATCCGCGCGCCGATACCACGCTGGAACAACTCGCCGCGCTGAAAACGCCATTTCGTCAGAACGGTGTGGTCACGGCGGGGAACGCCTCCGGCGTGAACGACGGCGCAGCGGCGCTGATTATCGCCAGCGAGCAGATGGCGCGTGCGCAAGGGTTAGTCCCGCGCACGCGTATCGTGGCGATGGCGACGGCAGGCGTTGAACCGCGTCTGATGGGATTAGGCCCGGTGCCCGCCACCCGCAAAGTGCTGGAGCGCGCCGGACTCAGCATGACTGATATGGACGTCATTGAGCTTAACGAAGCCTTCGCTTCGCAGGCGCTGGGTGTGCTACGCCAGCTGGGCTTGCCGGATGATGCCGCACACGTCAATCCGAACGGGGGGGCCATTGCGCTGGGCCATCCGCTGGGAATGAGCGGTGCCAGGCTGGCGCTGGCCGCGAGCAATGAATTGCATCGACGCAACGGACGCTATGCGCTGTGTACGATGTGCATCGGTGTGGGTCAGGGCATTGCCATGATCCTTGAGCGTGTTTGA
- the paaZ gene encoding phenylacetic acid degradation bifunctional protein PaaZ — MQQLASFLSGAWQSGRGRERNIHHAISGEALWTVTSEGLDMAAARRYAIEHGGEALRAMSFIERAAMLKAVAKHLLSQKEQFYALSAQTGATRADSWVDIEGGIGTLFTYASLGSRELPDDTLWPEDELIPLSKEGGFAARHVLTSKSGVAVHINAFNFPCWGMLEKLAPTWLAGMSAIIKPATATAQVTQAMVKSIVESGLVPDGAISLICGGAGDLLSHLDSQDVVTFTGSASTGQSLRIHPNIVANAIPFTMEADSLNCCVLGEDVTPEQPEFALFIREVVREMTAKAGQKCTAIRRIIVPQSQTEAVSQALIARLEKVVMGDPAQDGVKMGALVNSDQRADVQEKVDSLVAAGCQIRLGGKADLRAAGAFFPPTLLFCPQPDETPAVHATEAFGPVATLMPYRNADHALQLARAGGGSLAGTLVTADPGTARQFIAGAARSHGRIQILNEESSKESTGHGSPLPQLVHGGPGRAGGGEELGGLRAVKHYLQRTAIQGSPTMLAAIGKQWVRGAKVQEDRVHPFRKYFEELQPGDSLLTPRRTLTEADIVNFACLSGDHFYAHMDKIGAAESIFGERVVHGYFLISAAAGLFVDAGVGPVIANYGMENLRFIEPVKPGDTIQVRLTCKRKTLKKQRSADEKPTGVVEWSVEIFNQHHQAVALYSILTLVARQQGDL; from the coding sequence ATGCAGCAGTTAGCCAGCTTCTTGTCCGGTGCCTGGCAGTCTGGCCGGGGCCGCGAACGCAACATTCATCACGCCATTAGCGGCGAAGCCTTATGGACCGTGACCAGCGAAGGGCTGGATATGGCAGCCGCTCGCCGTTACGCCATTGAACACGGCGGTGAAGCACTTCGTGCAATGAGTTTTATTGAACGCGCCGCCATGCTGAAGGCGGTGGCGAAACATCTGCTCAGCCAGAAAGAACAGTTTTACGCGCTGTCTGCCCAGACCGGGGCAACCAGGGCCGATAGCTGGGTGGATATCGAAGGCGGGATCGGTACGCTTTTCACCTACGCCAGCCTCGGCAGCCGTGAACTGCCGGACGACACGCTGTGGCCGGAAGACGAGCTGATCCCCCTGTCGAAAGAAGGCGGCTTTGCGGCACGCCACGTATTAACCTCAAAATCCGGCGTGGCGGTGCATATCAACGCCTTTAACTTCCCCTGCTGGGGCATGCTGGAAAAACTGGCACCGACCTGGCTTGCCGGGATGTCCGCCATTATCAAACCCGCGACCGCTACCGCGCAGGTGACCCAAGCGATGGTGAAATCCATCGTGGAAAGCGGTCTGGTGCCGGACGGTGCCATCAGTCTGATCTGCGGCGGTGCGGGCGATCTGCTGAGCCATCTCGACAGCCAGGACGTGGTGACCTTCACCGGCTCCGCCTCCACCGGCCAGAGCCTGCGCATTCACCCGAATATTGTGGCGAACGCCATTCCCTTCACCATGGAGGCCGACTCCCTGAACTGCTGCGTGCTGGGTGAAGACGTTACGCCAGAGCAACCGGAATTTGCCCTGTTTATCCGCGAAGTGGTGCGCGAGATGACCGCCAAAGCCGGACAAAAATGTACCGCCATTCGCCGCATCATCGTTCCGCAAAGCCAGACGGAAGCCGTCAGCCAGGCGCTGATTGCGCGGCTGGAAAAGGTGGTAATGGGCGATCCGGCACAGGACGGTGTGAAGATGGGCGCACTGGTCAACAGCGATCAGCGCGCCGACGTACAGGAAAAAGTGGACTCTCTGGTTGCCGCAGGCTGCCAGATCCGTCTGGGTGGCAAAGCGGATTTGCGGGCGGCCGGTGCATTCTTCCCGCCAACGCTGCTTTTCTGTCCACAGCCGGACGAAACGCCAGCCGTGCATGCTACCGAAGCCTTCGGCCCCGTCGCCACGCTGATGCCGTATCGCAACGCAGACCACGCGTTGCAGCTTGCCCGCGCGGGCGGCGGTAGTCTGGCGGGAACGCTGGTGACGGCTGATCCGGGGACTGCTCGCCAGTTTATTGCCGGGGCTGCGCGTTCACACGGACGTATTCAGATCCTCAACGAAGAATCGTCCAAAGAGTCGACCGGGCACGGTTCTCCTCTGCCGCAGCTGGTACACGGTGGTCCGGGACGTGCGGGCGGTGGTGAGGAGCTGGGCGGGCTGCGCGCCGTGAAGCACTACCTCCAGCGCACCGCCATTCAGGGCAGTCCGACAATGCTGGCCGCCATCGGCAAGCAGTGGGTACGGGGCGCAAAGGTGCAGGAAGATCGCGTTCATCCGTTCCGCAAATACTTCGAGGAGCTGCAGCCTGGCGACAGCCTGCTGACGCCGCGGCGAACCCTGACGGAAGCGGATATCGTTAATTTTGCCTGCCTGAGCGGAGACCATTTCTACGCTCACATGGACAAGATTGGTGCGGCTGAGTCGATCTTTGGCGAGCGCGTGGTACACGGTTACTTCCTGATTTCCGCTGCCGCCGGGCTGTTTGTCGATGCGGGCGTGGGGCCTGTGATCGCCAACTACGGCATGGAAAACCTGCGCTTCATCGAGCCGGTTAAACCGGGCGACACCATTCAGGTACGCCTGACCTGTAAACGTAAAACGCTGAAGAAACAGCGCAGCGCCGACGAGAAACCGACCGGCGTGGTGGAGTGGTCCGTGGAGATCTTCAACCAGCATCACCAGGCGGTTGCGCTCTACTCCATTCTGACGCTGGTGGCACGCCAGCAGGGTGACTTGTAA
- the paaH gene encoding 3-hydroxyacyl-CoA dehydrogenase PaaH, with protein sequence MLNIGTVAVIGSGTMGAGIAEVAASHGHQVLVYDIAAEAISRAIDGIRQRLTSRVARGKLSADASEQILARLLPVTDIQALAAADLIIEAASERLEVKKALFAKLAAICPPQTLLTSNTSSISVTAIAADIHHPERVAGLHFFNPAPVMKLVEVVSGLATSPEVADALCELAMNWGKQPVRCQSTPGFIVNRVARPFYSEAWRALEEQVATPEVIDAALREGGGFPMGPLELTDLIGQDVNFAVTCSVFNAFWQERRFLPSLVQQELVLAGRMGKKSGKGVYDWQGDKPEVGWSETVSKRFSPIHVERISDGVTEIDDVLLIETQGETAQSLALRHQRPVVVVDRMEREVAVIAVASSNPDAATQKAICYLQQQGKRVVQIADYPGLLVWRTLAMIANEALDALQKGVASEKDIDTAMRLGVNYPNGPIAWGERLGWQRLLTLLENLQRHYGEERYRPCSLLRQRALLESSYES encoded by the coding sequence ATGCTGAACATAGGTACTGTCGCCGTGATTGGCAGCGGCACGATGGGGGCGGGTATCGCTGAAGTGGCCGCAAGTCATGGGCACCAGGTGCTGGTTTATGACATCGCCGCAGAGGCGATTTCTCGTGCCATTGACGGTATTCGCCAGCGCCTGACGTCGCGTGTGGCGCGCGGAAAATTGTCTGCCGATGCCAGCGAACAGATCCTTGCACGTTTGCTCCCGGTAACGGATATCCAGGCCCTGGCCGCAGCGGATCTGATCATTGAGGCTGCTTCTGAGCGTCTTGAGGTGAAAAAAGCGCTGTTTGCGAAACTGGCCGCTATCTGCCCGCCGCAGACGCTGCTCACCAGCAACACCTCATCTATTTCTGTTACTGCTATCGCGGCAGACATTCACCATCCTGAGCGTGTCGCCGGGCTGCATTTCTTCAACCCGGCACCGGTAATGAAGCTGGTGGAAGTGGTCAGCGGGCTGGCGACGTCGCCAGAAGTGGCAGACGCGCTGTGCGAGCTGGCGATGAACTGGGGTAAACAGCCGGTGCGCTGCCAGTCGACGCCCGGTTTTATCGTCAACCGCGTGGCGCGACCATTTTATTCCGAAGCCTGGCGTGCGCTGGAGGAGCAGGTGGCAACACCTGAAGTGATTGACGCTGCGCTGCGCGAAGGCGGTGGCTTCCCGATGGGGCCGCTGGAGCTGACGGACCTGATTGGTCAGGACGTTAATTTTGCGGTGACCTGTTCCGTGTTTAATGCCTTCTGGCAGGAGCGTCGTTTTCTGCCGTCGCTGGTGCAACAGGAGCTGGTGCTGGCGGGGCGGATGGGTAAAAAAAGCGGGAAAGGCGTTTACGACTGGCAGGGCGATAAGCCTGAAGTCGGATGGTCAGAGACGGTCAGCAAGCGCTTTAGCCCGATCCACGTGGAACGAATAAGTGACGGTGTCACGGAAATTGACGACGTGCTGTTGATTGAAACGCAGGGGGAGACGGCACAATCGCTGGCGCTGCGTCATCAGCGTCCGGTTGTGGTGGTGGATCGGATGGAGCGTGAGGTCGCCGTTATCGCGGTGGCGTCCAGTAATCCAGATGCGGCCACGCAAAAAGCCATCTGTTACCTGCAACAGCAGGGAAAACGGGTGGTGCAGATAGCGGATTACCCTGGTCTGCTGGTCTGGCGCACGCTGGCGATGATTGCCAACGAAGCGCTGGACGCCCTGCAAAAAGGGGTTGCCAGCGAGAAGGATATCGATACCGCCATGCGTCTCGGCGTGAATTACCCGAACGGTCCGATCGCCTGGGGCGAACGCCTGGGCTGGCAACGCCTGTTAACGCTGCTGGAAAACCTGCAACGTCACTACGGCGAAGAACGTTATCGCCCCTGTTCACTGCTGCGCCAGCGTGCGCTTCTGGAGAGTAGCTATGAGTCATAA
- the paaI gene encoding hydroxyphenylacetyl-CoA thioesterase PaaI, which translates to MSHNAWHNARTMYEQDACAQALGIDIIDMDEGYAVVTMTITPQMLNGHKTCHGGQLFSLADTAFAYACNSQGLAAVASGCAIDFLRPGFAGDTLTATARVKHQGKLTGVYDIEIQNQQQKTVALFRGKSHRTGGSLTGGA; encoded by the coding sequence ATGAGTCATAACGCCTGGCACAACGCCCGCACCATGTATGAACAGGACGCCTGTGCGCAGGCGCTCGGCATCGACATTATCGACATGGACGAAGGCTATGCGGTGGTAACCATGACCATCACCCCGCAGATGCTCAACGGCCATAAAACCTGTCACGGCGGACAACTGTTCTCGCTGGCCGATACCGCGTTTGCCTACGCCTGCAACAGCCAGGGTCTGGCGGCGGTGGCCTCTGGCTGCGCGATTGATTTTCTGCGTCCGGGCTTTGCCGGTGACACGCTGACCGCCACTGCGCGGGTGAAGCACCAGGGCAAACTGACCGGCGTGTACGACATTGAAATTCAAAATCAACAACAGAAAACCGTCGCTCTCTTTCGCGGAAAATCTCACCGCACTGGCGGCAGTCTGACAGGAGGAGCCTGA
- the paaE gene encoding 1,2-phenylacetyl-CoA epoxidase subunit PaaE: MTTFHSLTVAKVEPETRDAVTITFAVPQALQEAYRFRPGQHLTLKATLDGDELRRCYSICRSAAPGEISVAVKAIEDGRFSRYARDEITQGMALEVMVPQGHFGYQPQADREGHYLAIAAGSGITPMLAIISATLATEPNSHFTLIYGNRSSQSMMFRGALADLKDKYPQRLQLVSIFSQERLDSDLLYGRIDGEKLQALAKTLINFRQYDEAFICGPSAMMDDAEATLKALGLPEKAIHLERFNTPGAGVKRAVSVQAEGQKVTVRQDGRDREITLTADDESILDAALRQGADLPYACKGGVCATCKCKVLRGKVDMATNYSLEPDELAAGYVLSCQALPLTADVMVDFDAKGMA; the protein is encoded by the coding sequence ATGACAACGTTTCATTCATTAACAGTGGCAAAGGTGGAACCCGAAACCCGCGACGCGGTGACCATTACTTTTGCGGTGCCACAGGCTTTGCAGGAGGCGTACCGCTTCCGCCCAGGGCAACACCTGACTCTGAAAGCCACGCTTGACGGTGATGAACTGCGCCGCTGCTACTCCATCTGCCGAAGCGCCGCGCCGGGTGAGATCAGCGTGGCGGTTAAAGCCATCGAAGACGGGCGTTTCTCCCGCTATGCCCGTGATGAAATTACACAAGGTATGGCGCTGGAGGTGATGGTTCCGCAGGGGCATTTCGGCTACCAGCCGCAGGCCGACCGGGAAGGCCACTATCTGGCGATTGCCGCAGGCTCCGGGATCACGCCGATGCTGGCGATTATCTCCGCCACGCTCGCCACCGAACCGAACAGCCATTTCACGCTGATTTACGGCAACCGCAGCAGCCAGAGCATGATGTTTCGTGGCGCGCTGGCAGACCTGAAAGACAAATACCCGCAGCGGCTGCAACTGGTCTCCATCTTCAGCCAGGAGCGGCTTGACAGCGATCTGCTTTATGGCCGCATCGACGGTGAAAAACTGCAGGCGCTGGCAAAAACGCTGATCAACTTCCGCCAGTACGACGAAGCCTTTATTTGCGGCCCGTCGGCGATGATGGATGACGCGGAAGCGACACTGAAAGCACTGGGTTTGCCGGAAAAAGCGATTCACCTTGAGCGCTTCAACACGCCGGGTGCTGGTGTTAAACGCGCGGTGAGCGTACAGGCCGAAGGACAGAAAGTCACCGTGCGCCAGGACGGACGCGACCGCGAAATCACCCTGACCGCGGATGACGAAAGCATTCTTGACGCAGCCCTTCGCCAGGGCGCGGATCTGCCGTATGCCTGCAAAGGCGGCGTCTGCGCCACCTGTAAATGCAAAGTGCTGCGCGGCAAGGTGGACATGGCCACCAACTACAGCCTGGAGCCGGACGAACTGGCCGCCGGGTATGTGCTGAGCTGTCAGGCGCTGCCGTTAACCGCCGACGTGATGGTTGATTTTGATGCGAAGGGGATGGCATGA